The proteins below come from a single Pedobacter aquae genomic window:
- a CDS encoding glycosyltransferase family 9 protein, with protein MGKRRKILIIRLSAMGDVAMTAPIVKQIALQNQETYFIYLSKPLFEPFFHGIINFEFYPFKPNNYKGIIGLFKLFRELKALGITDIADLHFNLRSRIICLFFRFSGIKIVHLDKGRKEKADLTSQIDKKLKPLQPMWERYTEVFKLLSLKSAISNELSNTKELLHKGILDVSGEKENTKWIGISPFAQHQQKIYPLEKMEAVIAGLTSKDYKIFVFGGGEKEKEVAEKWEKNI; from the coding sequence ATGGGTAAAAGGAGAAAAATCCTTATTATTCGCCTATCAGCAATGGGAGATGTTGCTATGACAGCTCCAATTGTTAAGCAAATAGCTTTACAAAACCAAGAAACTTATTTTATTTATCTCTCAAAACCATTGTTTGAGCCTTTCTTTCATGGTATCATCAATTTTGAATTTTATCCTTTTAAGCCTAACAATTATAAAGGTATAATTGGCTTATTTAAACTTTTTAGAGAACTTAAAGCATTAGGAATTACAGATATTGCAGATCTTCATTTCAATTTAAGATCAAGAATAATTTGTCTATTTTTTAGATTTTCAGGTATAAAAATCGTACATCTAGACAAGGGAAGAAAAGAAAAAGCAGATTTAACAAGCCAAATAGATAAAAAATTGAAGCCTTTACAACCTATGTGGGAAAGATACACAGAGGTTTTTAAGCTACTATCATTAAAATCAGCTATTTCTAATGAGTTATCTAACACCAAAGAATTGCTTCATAAAGGTATTTTAGATGTTTCTGGAGAAAAAGAAAACACAAAATGGATAGGTATCTCTCCTTTTGCACAACATCAACAAAAAATTTATCCCCTAGAAAAAATGGAAGCCGTAATTGCAGGCTTAACTTCTAAAGATTATAAGATTTTTGTATTTGGTGGCGGAGAAA
- a CDS encoding PIN domain-containing protein, whose amino-acid sequence MSGDKLFIDSNILLYFLRGEKEIVEIISEKELVISFITELELLSFSSLSTSDEKNIKGLLKNCQIINLNEEIKDLTIELKRKYKLKLPDAIIAATAYLF is encoded by the coding sequence ATGAGTGGAGATAAGCTTTTTATCGACTCTAATATCTTGTTGTATTTTCTTAGAGGAGAAAAGGAGATTGTAGAAATTATATCTGAAAAGGAATTGGTGATTTCTTTTATAACGGAGTTAGAGCTGCTTTCTTTTTCTAGTTTATCTACTTCCGATGAGAAAAATATCAAGGGACTCTTAAAAAATTGCCAAATCATCAATCTTAATGAAGAAATTAAAGATTTAACAATAGAGCTTAAAAGAAAATACAAGTTGAAACTTCCTGATGCAATTATTGCAGCTACTGCTTATTTATTTTAA